In Natronococcus occultus SP4, the following proteins share a genomic window:
- a CDS encoding helix-turn-helix domain-containing protein has translation MIDLDLDMRQYDCPFIDTTDDVDISFSAVQWQLDTDAEKLETRLIARGDSTGALDQGLQELQSHPNMRECYILSKREDVAEIGTTIEQTNAMRAIQRNDGYITGPFRIEDGRERWHVGFDDDEAEDRTLAELERHNDFAVEDRDQFGPTTLFDLLENSDSARQLLEGCRSLTDTERETFEVASRNGYYETPRETTLEELADHFEISKTAVSMNLRRSERKILKAALGAIEGLADRDEL, from the coding sequence ATGATCGACCTCGACCTCGACATGCGGCAGTACGACTGCCCGTTTATCGACACGACCGACGACGTCGATATCTCCTTCTCGGCGGTTCAGTGGCAGCTCGACACCGACGCCGAGAAGCTCGAGACGCGCCTCATCGCGAGGGGGGACTCCACGGGGGCGCTGGACCAGGGGCTTCAGGAGCTTCAGTCACATCCGAACATGCGGGAGTGTTACATCCTCTCGAAGCGCGAGGACGTCGCCGAGATCGGAACGACGATCGAGCAGACCAACGCCATGCGGGCGATTCAGCGAAACGACGGCTACATCACCGGGCCGTTCCGGATCGAGGACGGCCGCGAACGCTGGCACGTCGGTTTCGACGACGACGAAGCCGAGGACCGAACGCTCGCGGAGCTCGAACGCCACAACGACTTCGCGGTCGAGGACCGGGATCAGTTCGGGCCGACGACGCTGTTCGACCTCCTCGAGAACTCCGACAGCGCGCGACAGCTGCTCGAGGGGTGTCGGTCGCTGACCGACACCGAGCGGGAGACCTTCGAGGTGGCCTCGCGGAACGGCTACTACGAGACGCCCCGCGAGACGACCCTCGAGGAGCTGGCCGACCACTTCGAGATCTCGAAGACCGCCGTCTCGATGAACCTGCGACGTAGCGAGCGGAAGATCCTCAAGGCCGCGCTGGGCGCGATCGAGGGGTTAGCGGATCGCGACGAGCTCTGA
- a CDS encoding AMP-binding protein, whose product MGGNTSLEDVDEVVHEPSEEFVESTNVAAFMREYGIDDYEELIERTTTELENEPESGVNWFWDELVDYLGIEFYEEYDEVRDDGETANRGGPQFTDWYPGGELNLAHNVVDRHAARDEERRNKVATIWEGEDGEVREITYHELRRQSNQVANALEERGIETGDTVGLYMPMVPEVAAILYGCFKVGAIAVPIFSGFGVDATATRIADSECSVLFTGDGFYRRGSPVRLKGSADEAIEEAGYVEDVIVFDRLGSEAQSASGKRVARDAERPSDRASGPKAREQGSEDDGDVPWTDGRDEWWTDAVESRSDEYETKSLASDQESMLLYSSGTTGKPKGIVHTHAGVQVQCPKEVYFGMDLKPSDRFFWVSDIGWMMGPWTLIGTHTFGGTVFMYEGAPDYPQPDRFWEMIDRHELTQFGISPTAIRALRKHGDDWLSGHDLSSLRLLGSTGEPWDPESWRWFYENVGNGEAPIINISGGTEICGCFLMPMPTEPLKPCTLGGPGLGMDIDIVDAAGESIKDENERGYLVARDSCPSMTKSLWSGDERYLTEYWSRFEDMWNHGDWAQQDEDGFWFLHGRADDALNVAGRKVGPAEVEGALIDHEAVNQAAAIGAPDDTTGTAVVTYAILEDGHEESDELREELRAQVGEELGKPFRPREVLFVDEFPKTQSGKIIRRAIEATYTGEELGDMSSIENPEALEDLEDAR is encoded by the coding sequence ATGGGAGGAAACACCAGTCTGGAAGACGTCGACGAGGTCGTTCACGAACCGAGCGAGGAGTTCGTCGAATCGACCAACGTCGCCGCGTTCATGCGGGAGTACGGGATCGACGACTACGAGGAGCTGATCGAGCGGACGACGACCGAGCTCGAGAACGAACCCGAGAGCGGGGTCAACTGGTTCTGGGACGAGCTGGTCGACTATCTCGGAATCGAGTTCTACGAGGAGTACGACGAGGTTCGGGACGACGGTGAAACTGCGAATCGCGGGGGACCGCAGTTCACCGACTGGTACCCCGGCGGGGAACTCAACCTCGCGCACAACGTCGTCGACCGCCACGCCGCCCGCGACGAGGAACGGCGCAACAAGGTCGCGACGATCTGGGAGGGCGAGGACGGCGAGGTTCGTGAGATTACCTACCACGAGCTGCGCCGCCAGTCCAACCAGGTTGCAAACGCCCTCGAGGAACGGGGTATCGAGACGGGCGATACGGTCGGGCTCTACATGCCGATGGTTCCCGAGGTCGCCGCGATCCTCTACGGCTGTTTCAAGGTCGGCGCGATCGCAGTGCCGATCTTCTCGGGGTTCGGCGTCGACGCCACCGCGACCCGGATCGCCGACTCGGAGTGTTCGGTGCTGTTTACCGGCGACGGCTTCTACCGGCGGGGGAGCCCCGTCCGTCTCAAGGGGTCGGCCGACGAGGCGATCGAGGAGGCCGGCTACGTCGAGGACGTGATCGTTTTCGATCGACTCGGTAGCGAGGCCCAAAGCGCCTCGGGAAAGCGAGTAGCGAGGGACGCTGAGCGTCCCTCGGACCGTGCGAGCGGGCCAAAGGCCCGCGAGCAGGGAAGCGAGGACGACGGCGACGTTCCCTGGACTGACGGCCGCGACGAGTGGTGGACCGACGCCGTCGAGAGTCGGTCCGACGAGTACGAGACGAAGTCGCTGGCCTCCGATCAGGAGTCGATGCTGCTGTACTCGTCGGGGACGACGGGCAAGCCCAAAGGGATCGTCCACACCCACGCTGGCGTCCAGGTCCAGTGTCCGAAGGAGGTCTACTTCGGGATGGATCTCAAGCCCTCGGACCGGTTCTTCTGGGTCTCGGACATCGGCTGGATGATGGGGCCCTGGACGCTGATCGGTACCCACACCTTCGGCGGTACTGTCTTCATGTACGAGGGCGCGCCCGATTACCCGCAGCCGGATCGGTTCTGGGAGATGATCGACCGCCACGAGCTGACCCAGTTTGGCATCTCGCCGACGGCGATCCGGGCGCTGCGAAAGCACGGAGACGACTGGCTCTCCGGCCATGACCTCTCCTCGCTGCGCCTGCTGGGTTCGACGGGCGAACCCTGGGATCCCGAATCCTGGCGGTGGTTCTACGAGAACGTGGGCAACGGCGAGGCCCCGATTATCAACATCTCCGGCGGCACCGAGATCTGTGGCTGTTTCCTGATGCCGATGCCGACCGAGCCGCTCAAGCCCTGTACGCTGGGTGGTCCCGGCCTCGGTATGGATATCGACATCGTCGACGCCGCCGGCGAGTCGATCAAAGACGAGAACGAACGGGGCTATCTCGTCGCCCGCGACTCGTGTCCGTCGATGACCAAGTCGCTGTGGTCGGGTGACGAGCGCTACCTCACGGAGTACTGGTCGCGGTTCGAGGACATGTGGAACCACGGTGACTGGGCCCAACAAGACGAGGACGGGTTCTGGTTCCTCCACGGGCGGGCCGACGACGCCTTAAACGTCGCGGGCCGCAAGGTTGGCCCCGCCGAGGTCGAGGGTGCGTTGATCGACCACGAGGCGGTCAACCAGGCCGCGGCGATCGGCGCTCCCGACGACACGACCGGAACCGCGGTCGTCACCTACGCCATTCTCGAGGACGGACACGAGGAAAGCGACGAGCTCCGCGAGGAGCTTCGCGCACAGGTCGGCGAGGAGCTCGGCAAGCCGTTCCGTCCCCGAGAGGTGCTGTTCGTCGACGAGTTCCCCAAGACACAGTCGGGTAAGATCATCCGTCGGGCGATCGAAGCGACCTACACGGGCGAGGAGCTGGGCGACATGAGCAGCATCGAGAACCCCGAAGCCCTCGAGGACCTCGAGGACGCGCGGTAG
- a CDS encoding HD domain-containing protein: protein MDDADRDGTAGVPNGTEAVLRSLALKDERRTGWQLRGVEDPESVAAHSWGVALLCLCYAPAAGIDPDRALRMAVVHDLAEAEIGDVPTRADSTAETVDPETKERRERTAIAALLEPFGDELRTLWERYERREDDVARFVKDMDLVDMCLQAVRYERERRYDPTDDPDDAFREYDHLDEFFATAEPRIRTDVGRVLFEDARRRYETARDTRASDGN, encoded by the coding sequence GTGGACGACGCCGACCGCGACGGGACGGCCGGCGTTCCGAACGGTACCGAGGCCGTCCTCCGGTCGCTCGCGCTCAAAGACGAACGCCGGACGGGATGGCAGCTCCGCGGCGTCGAGGACCCCGAATCGGTCGCCGCACACTCCTGGGGCGTGGCGCTGCTCTGTCTGTGCTACGCGCCCGCGGCGGGCATCGATCCCGATCGCGCACTCCGGATGGCGGTCGTTCACGATCTCGCCGAGGCCGAGATCGGCGACGTCCCGACCCGCGCGGACTCGACCGCCGAGACGGTCGATCCGGAGACGAAAGAACGCCGCGAGCGAACGGCGATCGCAGCGCTGCTCGAGCCGTTCGGCGACGAGCTACGCACCCTCTGGGAGCGCTACGAGCGCCGCGAGGACGACGTCGCGCGGTTCGTCAAGGACATGGATCTCGTCGACATGTGCCTGCAGGCGGTCAGGTACGAACGCGAGCGACGGTACGACCCGACTGACGATCCCGACGACGCCTTCCGCGAGTACGATCACCTCGACGAGTTCTTCGCGACGGCCGAGCCCCGGATCCGGACCGACGTTGGCCGCGTCCTGTTCGAGGACGCACGTCGACGGTACGAAACCGCGCGGGACACACGAGCGAGCGACGGGAACTGA
- a CDS encoding DUF7344 domain-containing protein, which yields MTLETDRSAHSSDDAEEMESDETPELSSDDIFHLLQTNRRRDTIRYLLEEDGPVKMRDVAEYVAARENDTTIAELSSTERQRVYIPLYQSHLPKLDEEGVVEYNQPRGIVKPTDQLEIFAPYIEATDKGTGELDSQLANDRAVREYYVTAVAASASLLVASAVGLLSIPGVALAAIITALFALITLVTNLSQFKESASSLTAS from the coding sequence ATGACCCTCGAAACTGACCGTTCAGCCCACTCATCGGACGACGCGGAGGAGATGGAGTCCGACGAGACGCCGGAGCTCTCCAGCGACGATATCTTCCACCTTCTTCAGACGAACCGACGTCGGGATACGATCCGGTATCTCCTCGAGGAGGACGGTCCCGTCAAGATGCGCGACGTCGCCGAGTACGTCGCCGCCCGCGAGAACGACACGACGATCGCGGAGCTGTCCTCGACCGAGCGCCAGCGGGTCTACATCCCCCTGTACCAGTCCCACCTGCCGAAACTCGACGAGGAAGGCGTCGTCGAATACAACCAGCCCCGTGGAATCGTCAAGCCGACCGACCAGCTCGAGATCTTCGCGCCCTACATCGAGGCGACCGACAAGGGGACCGGGGAACTCGACTCCCAGCTCGCAAACGACCGCGCGGTACGGGAGTACTACGTCACCGCAGTCGCGGCGAGCGCAAGCCTGCTGGTCGCCTCCGCGGTCGGCCTGCTCTCGATCCCCGGCGTCGCCCTCGCGGCGATCATCACGGCGCTGTTCGCACTGATTACGCTCGTGACCAATCTCTCGCAGTTCAAGGAGTCGGCCAGCAGCCTCACCGCGTCGTAA
- the smc gene encoding chromosome segregation protein SMC, with protein MYIKALVLDNFKSFGRKTKIPFYEDFTVVTGPNGSGKSNIIDAVLFALGLARTRGIRAEKLTDLIYNPGHEDGSTSEGPREAVVEVVLDNSDRTLERSQVVNAAGSDDVGDVDEIRIRRRVKETEDNYYSYYYLNDRSVNLSDIQDLLAQAGVTPEGYNVVMQGDVTEIINMTPHARREIIDEIAGVAEFDAKKEDAFAELETVQERIDEAELRIEEKRDRLGQLEDERREALRYRRLRREKEEYESYRKASELEEKREERDVLEDAVGDLEDELEDLRRTLDERQGTVVRLQEDLEDLNAEIERKGEDEQLRIKGEIEELKGDISRLEDKIEASEDQIEAAESDRREAFVEIDRKQEEIDELEDEIREHKLEKASVKTEIQERASERDELEAEIEAVDTEFDELKSDLAERKDDLEVAKTERNDLQREQDRLLDEARRRSNAIEDLEAEIEAKREELPELEQRESDLERERRKAEANRENIADVVDDLKAEKRDVQSELEDVDDEIQSKQQEYAELEAKAGESGDSSFGRAVTTILNAGLDGVHGAVAQLGSVSGEYAVACETAAGGRLANVVVDDDGVGQRCIEHLKSRNAGRATFLPMTDMHERRLPSAPTDPGVVGFAYDLVEFDEQYAGVFSYVLGDTLVVEDLETARSYTGDYRMVTLDGDLVEKSGAMTGGSRKGSRYSFTGGGEGQLERVASQITELQDERESLREELRSVEERLDDARDRQTDAADEVRSIENELERIEDDRETIRESIADREDELEELREERDSVDERMTEISEEIEEQTETIAEIEADIEELEAELEDSKIPELTEQIEALEAEIDDREDRIDELDGKLNELGLQKEYTEDAIEELRDDIEEAQNRKADHEDRIAEHEDRIAQKREELEAKHEAVAELEEELTELKEDRSELKEELADARTKRDQQQDRVNAVESKLEDRRDRLADLEWEIESLEDEVGDYDPEDVPDHETVLEMIELLTADMEAMEPVNMLAIDEYEEVREDLTELEEGKAILVEEAEGIRDRIEQYETQKKRTFMDAYEAISGHFTEIFEQLSEGTGSLHLEDEDDPFEGGLTMKAQPGDKPIQRLDAMSGGEKSLTALAFIFAIQRHNPAPFYALDEIDAFLDAVNAERVGQMVEELAGRAQFVVVSHRSAMLDRSERAIGVTMQQDNVSAVTGIDLSDGDHDEVPADD; from the coding sequence ATGTACATCAAGGCGCTCGTCTTAGATAATTTCAAGAGTTTTGGCAGGAAGACAAAGATCCCGTTCTACGAGGACTTCACGGTCGTCACGGGGCCGAACGGCTCCGGCAAGTCGAACATCATCGACGCCGTGCTGTTCGCGCTGGGGTTGGCCCGGACCCGAGGGATCCGCGCCGAGAAGCTGACCGATCTCATCTACAACCCCGGTCACGAGGACGGTTCGACCTCCGAGGGCCCCCGCGAGGCAGTCGTCGAGGTCGTCCTCGACAACTCGGACCGGACCCTCGAGCGCTCCCAGGTCGTCAACGCCGCCGGCAGCGACGACGTCGGCGACGTCGACGAGATCCGCATCCGTCGCCGCGTCAAGGAAACGGAGGACAACTACTACTCCTACTACTACCTGAACGATCGGTCGGTCAACCTCTCGGACATCCAGGATCTGCTCGCACAGGCCGGCGTCACTCCGGAGGGGTACAACGTCGTCATGCAGGGCGACGTCACCGAGATCATCAACATGACTCCCCACGCTCGCCGGGAGATCATCGACGAGATTGCCGGCGTCGCGGAGTTCGACGCCAAGAAGGAAGACGCCTTCGCGGAGCTCGAGACGGTTCAGGAGCGGATCGACGAGGCCGAACTCCGCATCGAGGAGAAGCGGGATCGGCTGGGCCAGCTCGAGGACGAACGCCGCGAGGCGCTTCGGTACCGCCGGCTGCGCCGCGAGAAAGAGGAGTACGAGAGCTACCGGAAGGCCAGCGAGCTCGAGGAGAAACGCGAGGAGCGAGACGTCCTCGAGGACGCGGTCGGCGACCTCGAAGACGAGCTCGAGGACCTCCGGCGAACACTGGACGAACGCCAGGGGACGGTCGTTCGCCTACAGGAGGATCTCGAGGATCTGAACGCGGAGATCGAGCGGAAAGGCGAGGACGAACAGCTCCGGATCAAAGGCGAGATCGAGGAGCTCAAGGGAGACATCTCGCGGCTCGAGGACAAGATCGAGGCCAGCGAGGACCAGATCGAGGCCGCCGAGTCCGACCGCCGGGAGGCGTTCGTCGAGATCGACCGCAAGCAAGAGGAGATCGACGAGCTCGAGGACGAGATCCGCGAGCACAAACTCGAGAAGGCGTCGGTCAAAACGGAGATCCAGGAGCGAGCGAGCGAGCGCGACGAGCTCGAGGCCGAGATCGAGGCCGTCGACACCGAGTTCGACGAGCTAAAATCCGATCTCGCCGAGCGCAAGGACGACCTCGAGGTGGCCAAAACCGAGCGCAACGACCTGCAGCGCGAGCAGGATCGCCTGCTCGATGAGGCCCGGCGACGCTCGAACGCCATCGAGGATCTCGAGGCCGAGATCGAAGCGAAACGCGAGGAGCTTCCCGAGCTCGAGCAACGGGAGTCCGATCTCGAACGCGAGCGACGGAAGGCCGAGGCGAACCGCGAGAACATCGCGGACGTCGTCGACGATCTGAAAGCCGAGAAGCGAGACGTCCAGTCCGAACTCGAGGACGTCGACGACGAGATCCAGTCGAAACAACAGGAGTACGCAGAACTCGAGGCCAAGGCCGGCGAGAGCGGCGACTCCTCGTTCGGTCGGGCGGTGACGACGATCCTCAACGCGGGGCTCGACGGCGTCCACGGCGCGGTCGCCCAGCTGGGGTCGGTGTCGGGCGAGTACGCGGTCGCCTGTGAGACCGCCGCTGGGGGCCGACTCGCGAACGTCGTCGTCGACGACGACGGCGTCGGCCAGCGGTGTATCGAACACCTGAAATCGCGCAACGCCGGGCGCGCGACCTTCCTTCCGATGACCGACATGCACGAGCGCCGACTCCCGTCGGCTCCGACCGACCCCGGCGTCGTCGGCTTCGCGTACGACTTAGTCGAGTTCGACGAGCAGTACGCCGGAGTCTTCTCGTACGTGTTAGGCGATACGCTGGTGGTCGAAGACCTCGAAACGGCCCGCTCGTATACGGGCGACTACCGGATGGTCACGCTCGACGGCGATCTGGTCGAAAAGAGCGGCGCGATGACCGGAGGCTCCCGGAAGGGATCCCGGTACTCCTTTACCGGTGGCGGCGAGGGCCAACTCGAGCGCGTCGCGAGCCAGATCACCGAGCTCCAGGACGAACGGGAGTCGCTGCGCGAGGAGCTACGGAGCGTCGAGGAACGCCTCGACGACGCCCGGGACCGCCAGACCGACGCGGCCGACGAGGTCCGCTCGATCGAGAACGAACTCGAACGGATCGAGGACGACCGGGAGACGATCCGGGAATCGATCGCCGACCGCGAGGACGAACTCGAGGAGCTGCGCGAGGAACGCGACTCGGTCGACGAGCGCATGACCGAGATCTCCGAGGAGATCGAGGAGCAAACGGAGACGATCGCGGAGATCGAGGCCGACATCGAGGAGCTCGAGGCCGAGCTCGAGGACTCGAAGATCCCTGAACTCACCGAACAGATCGAGGCCCTCGAGGCCGAGATCGACGACCGCGAGGATCGAATCGACGAGCTCGACGGGAAACTCAACGAGCTGGGCCTCCAGAAGGAGTACACCGAGGACGCGATCGAGGAGCTGCGCGACGACATCGAGGAGGCCCAGAACCGGAAGGCCGACCACGAGGACCGGATCGCCGAGCACGAGGACCGGATCGCACAGAAACGCGAGGAGCTCGAGGCCAAACACGAGGCCGTCGCGGAGCTCGAGGAGGAGCTGACCGAGCTCAAGGAGGACCGCAGCGAGCTCAAGGAGGAGCTCGCCGACGCCCGGACGAAACGCGACCAGCAACAGGACCGGGTCAACGCCGTCGAGAGCAAACTCGAGGACCGACGCGATCGGCTCGCGGACCTCGAGTGGGAGATCGAGAGCCTCGAGGACGAGGTCGGCGACTACGATCCCGAGGACGTGCCGGACCACGAGACCGTCCTCGAAATGATCGAGCTCCTGACCGCGGACATGGAGGCAATGGAGCCGGTGAACATGCTCGCGATCGACGAGTACGAGGAGGTCCGCGAGGACCTCACGGAGCTCGAGGAGGGGAAAGCCATCCTCGTCGAGGAGGCCGAGGGAATCCGCGACCGGATCGAACAGTACGAGACCCAGAAGAAACGGACGTTCATGGACGCCTACGAGGCGATCTCGGGACACTTCACCGAGATCTTCGAGCAGCTGTCGGAGGGGACCGGGTCGCTACATCTCGAGGACGAGGACGACCCCTTCGAGGGCGGGCTGACGATGAAGGCCCAGCCGGGCGACAAGCCGATCCAGCGCCTGGACGCGATGTCCGGCGGCGAGAAGTCCCTGACCGCGCTCGCTTTCATCTTCGCGATCCAGCGACACAACCCGGCACCGTTCTACGCGCTCGACGAGATCGACGCCTTCCTCGACGCCGTCAACGCCGAACGGGTCGGCCAGATGGTCGAGGAGCTGGCGGGTCGAGCCCAGTTCGTCGTGGTCTCGCATCGCTCGGCGATGCTGGATCGCTCGGAGCGGGCGATCGGCGTGACGATGCAACAGGACAACGTCAGCGCGGTGACCGGGATCGACCTGAGCGACGGGGACCACGACGAGGTGCCCGCGGATGACTAG
- the mtnP gene encoding S-methyl-5'-thioadenosine phosphorylase, translated as MTIGVIGGSGIYEALPLENVTTESVSTPYGEPSEDVTLGELGGKEVAFLPRHGEDHQHTPTGASYRANIYALKSVGVDRVISTNAVGSLREDLPPRTLVVPDQIYDRTKHRTPTFFGDGMVVHMSFAEPYCPALAAHLADSAREATDAEVSEDGTYVCIEGPQYSTRAESEFYRDQGWDIVGMTTIPEAKLAREAELSYATVAGVTDYDVWNEDSEVTLQEVLENAEANQESINAVIEHAIRTMPEDFESEAWNALEGTINTPSEAIPEETRERVDLLAGEYLD; from the coding sequence ATGACGATCGGAGTAATCGGCGGGAGCGGTATCTACGAGGCACTGCCACTCGAGAACGTCACCACGGAGTCGGTCTCGACGCCCTACGGGGAGCCAAGCGAGGACGTCACCCTCGGCGAACTCGGCGGGAAGGAGGTCGCCTTCCTCCCGCGACACGGCGAAGACCACCAGCACACGCCGACGGGGGCCAGCTACCGGGCGAACATCTACGCGCTGAAGTCCGTCGGTGTCGATCGTGTCATCTCGACGAACGCCGTCGGAAGCCTCCGCGAGGACCTGCCGCCCCGGACGCTCGTCGTTCCGGATCAGATCTACGATCGGACGAAACACCGAACGCCGACCTTCTTCGGCGACGGGATGGTCGTCCACATGAGTTTCGCCGAGCCGTACTGTCCGGCGCTCGCTGCCCACCTCGCGGACTCCGCACGCGAGGCTACCGACGCCGAGGTCTCGGAGGACGGGACCTACGTCTGCATCGAGGGACCGCAGTACTCGACCCGGGCCGAAAGCGAGTTCTACCGCGACCAGGGGTGGGACATCGTCGGTATGACGACTATCCCGGAGGCGAAACTGGCCCGTGAGGCCGAGCTGAGCTACGCGACCGTCGCGGGCGTCACGGACTACGACGTCTGGAACGAGGACAGCGAGGTCACCCTGCAGGAGGTCCTCGAGAACGCCGAGGCCAACCAGGAGTCGATCAACGCCGTCATCGAGCACGCGATCCGGACGATGCCCGAGGACTTCGAGAGCGAGGCCTGGAACGCCCTCGAGGGAACGATCAACACGCCCTCTGAAGCGATCCCCGAGGAGACCCGCGAGCGAGTCGATCTGCTGGCCGGCGAGTACCTCGACTAG
- a CDS encoding SDR family oxidoreductase, whose protein sequence is MSQEQVSPPTITNEDIHRIADDAFTGRNVCLVTGGGSGIGRATALAAAGNGLTVAITDIDETGLEETVARGEELGLEGEIVPIVGDLTVDDDIERIVAEAADLGDLKYLANVAGMQHIDSIEEFPMETYDRLHRIMLRAPIYLSKLCMPHFRDTQNGQGCVGNMASVHAHYVTSDKVAYNVSKFGLRGLTQSIAAEGDGKIRSFSVSTGYVKTPLVTAQLEDTAEQRGISVQEVIEDVMVGQSRVKEMMEPIDVGNLFVLGFSDLGRHLDGGDLLFDGGMTLTYE, encoded by the coding sequence ATGTCTCAGGAGCAGGTGAGTCCGCCAACGATCACCAACGAGGACATCCATCGCATCGCGGACGACGCCTTCACCGGACGGAACGTCTGTCTGGTCACGGGAGGCGGATCGGGTATCGGCCGGGCGACCGCGCTGGCGGCTGCGGGCAACGGGCTCACGGTCGCGATCACGGACATCGACGAGACGGGACTCGAGGAGACCGTTGCTCGCGGCGAGGAGCTGGGCCTCGAGGGGGAGATCGTCCCGATCGTGGGCGATCTCACGGTCGACGACGACATCGAACGGATCGTCGCCGAGGCCGCCGATCTCGGCGACCTCAAGTACCTCGCGAACGTCGCGGGGATGCAACACATCGACTCGATCGAGGAGTTCCCGATGGAGACCTACGATCGGCTCCACCGGATCATGCTTCGGGCGCCGATCTACCTCTCGAAGCTGTGTATGCCCCACTTTCGGGACACCCAGAACGGACAGGGTTGTGTCGGGAACATGGCGTCGGTCCACGCCCACTACGTCACCAGCGACAAGGTCGCGTACAACGTCTCGAAGTTCGGGCTGCGCGGGCTCACCCAGTCGATCGCCGCCGAGGGCGACGGCAAGATCCGCTCGTTTTCGGTGAGTACGGGCTACGTGAAGACCCCACTCGTGACCGCCCAGCTCGAGGACACCGCCGAGCAACGCGGTATCAGCGTCCAGGAGGTGATCGAGGACGTGATGGTCGGCCAGTCCCGGGTCAAGGAGATGATGGAGCCGATCGACGTCGGCAACCTCTTCGTCCTCGGCTTTTCGGATCTCGGCCGACACCTCGACGGTGGCGACCTGTTGTTTGATGGGGGTATGACGCTAACCTACGAGTGA
- a CDS encoding segregation and condensation protein A, giving the protein MTSGPNEDRTDPRDRGEDGSRCPVRTDGGNTDDEIPLDIAGHGDRDRESVFEFDGLESGEDGPDPVESEDGDDAEVEPVELLVQLAEDGEIDPWDIDIVEVTDRFLEALDDVDLRTSGRALFYASVLLRMKSDELFGPDEPEEEELPPWEAPFADERPAPESGEEPAFDPVEGLEAEMERRLERKHARGKPETLDELVRDLREAERDTWWKDSRSYDTSDSPRGYDRGVQELSYHAEDQFRVDDEPTSDDVTHTTHEEDIERVIDDVEAELESRYERGRDEVLYAEIDDAGGSRVMTYLAVLFLSHRGTITLEQDELFGDLWLQRVEPDGDRVEPVAN; this is encoded by the coding sequence ATGACTAGCGGACCGAACGAGGACCGGACCGACCCGCGAGACCGCGGGGAGGACGGGTCCCGTTGTCCCGTGCGAACCGACGGCGGGAACACCGACGACGAGATCCCGCTCGACATCGCTGGCCACGGCGACCGCGACCGGGAGTCGGTGTTCGAGTTCGACGGCCTCGAGTCGGGGGAGGACGGCCCCGACCCGGTCGAGAGCGAGGACGGGGACGACGCGGAGGTCGAGCCCGTCGAGTTGCTCGTCCAGCTCGCCGAGGACGGCGAGATCGATCCCTGGGACATCGACATCGTCGAGGTGACCGATCGGTTCCTTGAGGCGCTCGACGACGTCGACCTGCGGACTTCGGGCCGGGCGCTGTTTTACGCGAGCGTCCTGTTGCGGATGAAAAGCGACGAGCTGTTCGGTCCCGACGAACCCGAGGAAGAGGAGCTCCCCCCCTGGGAGGCCCCCTTCGCCGACGAGAGACCGGCTCCGGAGTCGGGCGAGGAGCCGGCGTTCGATCCCGTCGAGGGGCTCGAGGCGGAGATGGAACGCCGGCTCGAGCGCAAACACGCCCGCGGGAAACCGGAAACGCTCGACGAGCTGGTCCGCGATCTCCGGGAGGCCGAGCGGGACACGTGGTGGAAAGACTCTCGGAGCTACGATACGAGCGACTCCCCGCGGGGATACGATCGGGGCGTTCAGGAGCTGAGCTATCACGCTGAGGATCAGTTCCGGGTCGACGACGAGCCGACCAGCGACGACGTCACGCATACGACCCACGAGGAGGATATCGAACGCGTGATCGACGATGTCGAGGCCGAACTCGAGTCCCGGTACGAGCGAGGACGCGACGAAGTGTTGTACGCCGAGATCGACGACGCCGGCGGCTCCCGCGTGATGACGTATCTCGCCGTGCTCTTTCTGTCACACCGTGGAACGATAACGCTCGAGCAGGACGAGCTGTTCGGCGATCTCTGGCTACAGCGGGTCGAGCCGGACGGCGATCGGGTCGAACCGGTCGCGAACTGA
- a CDS encoding DUF7518 family protein, which yields MSNNRVEQLESTVAELESTVEGLTSELIEAKERIRVLEAELDADTPTRVPERRSEDDAAAEPAESESADAEPSDDTEAEETAAATDEEADDEAEDSGSDDIIVA from the coding sequence ATGTCGAACAACCGCGTGGAGCAGCTCGAGTCGACCGTCGCCGAACTCGAGTCGACCGTAGAGGGACTGACGAGCGAACTTATCGAAGCGAAAGAACGAATCCGCGTCCTCGAGGCGGAGCTCGACGCGGACACGCCGACGCGCGTGCCGGAGCGACGCAGCGAGGACGACGCGGCCGCCGAGCCAGCCGAAAGCGAGAGCGCGGACGCGGAGCCGTCCGACGACACCGAGGCCGAGGAGACGGCCGCGGCAACCGACGAGGAGGCCGACGACGAAGCGGAAGACTCAGGTAGCGACGACATCATCGTCGCATAA